The following are encoded in a window of Panicum virgatum strain AP13 chromosome 5N, P.virgatum_v5, whole genome shotgun sequence genomic DNA:
- the LOC120675481 gene encoding LOW QUALITY PROTEIN: alliin lyase-like (The sequence of the model RefSeq protein was modified relative to this genomic sequence to represent the inferred CDS: substituted 2 bases at 2 genomic stop codons), producing MSYRATDGMFQSVDLERHIRRLHRAVGNAIADGKHIVFAAGSVQLINALVYALSPDADAASPPARVVATAPYYPVYRTQTNMFDGREYRWGGTTAPWANASRNSTDGDGFIEYVCCVQPVCAVRTNXFQDSEXLDTSRVARVRCACRWALIRDEKVAKKASEYVQNSIMGASRDTQLRMLGIVKAMLASLHGEEDIFAFWHGVMSTRWRRLSAAVSRSRRISLQKMAPGYCTYFKRVTEPSPAYAWVKCEREEDEDCYNALLKAKIITRSGVWYEAGTRYTRISLLKRDDDFEVLMERVADLVNAEKYGEAPGSSSM from the exons ATGAGCTACAGGGCCACCGACGGCATGTTCCAGTCCGTCGACCTCGAGCGACATATCCGGCGCCTGCACAGGGCCGTCGGCAACGCCATCGCCGACGGCAAGCACATCGTCTTCGCCGCCGGCTCCGTGCAGCTCATCAACGCGCTCGTTTACGCGCTCTcccccgacgccgacgccgcctcgccgccggcccgtgTGGTCGCCACCGCGCCCTATTACCCA GTATACAGAACACAGACGAACATGTTCGACGGGCGCGAGTATAGGTGGGGCGGAACCACGGCTCCATGGGCTAACGCATCACGGAACTCCACCGACGGTGACGGCTTCATCGAGTACGTGTGCTGTGTGCAGCCCGTGTGTGCAGTACGTACAAATTAATTCCAGGATTCAGAATGACTTGACACGTCTCGTGTCGCGCGCGTGCGTTGCGCGTGCAGGTGGGCGCTGATCAGGGATGAGAAGGTGGCCAAGAAGGCGTCCGAGTACGTGCAGAACAGCATCATGGGCGCGTCCCGGGACACCCAGCTGCGGATGCTGGGGATCGTGAAGGCCATGCTGGCCAGCCTGCACGGCGAGGAGGACATCTTCGCCTTCTGGCACGGGGTGATGAGCACCAGGTGGCGCCGGCTGAGCGCCGCCGTGTCGCGGTCCCGCCGCATCTCGCTGCAGAAGATGGCTCCCGGGTACTGCACCTACTTCAAGCGGGTCACGGAGCCGTCGCCAG CCTACGCGTGGGTGAAGTGcgagagggaggaagacgaggacTGCTACAACGCGCTGCTGAAGGCGAAGATCATCACGCGCTCGGGCGTCTGGTACGAGGCCGGCACCCGCTACACGAGGATCAGTCTCCTCAAGAGGGACGATGACTTCGAAGTGCTCATGGAGAGGGTCGCTGATCTTGTCAATGCCGAGAAGTACGGTGAGGCTCCCGGTTCCAGCTCCATGTGA
- the LOC120675483 gene encoding zinc finger A20 and AN1 domain-containing stress-associated protein 2-like, with protein MEQQGSENTQEPLPCANNCGFFGSPATRNLCSKCFRDSLRHAEAQAVAATATATAALAASSSPAAASADPDAATAAATEKAGKARAKGKKSGRCAACGRKVGLMGFECRCGGVFCGAHRYSDRHDCGYDYRGAGRDAIARANPVVRADKQVDKL; from the coding sequence ATGGAGCAGCAAGGGAGCGAGAACACGCAGGAGCCGCTCCCCTGCGCCAACAACTGCGGTTTCTTCGGCTCCCCGGCCACGCGCAACCTCTGCTCCAAGTGCTTCCGCGAcagcctccgccacgccgaggcccaggcggtggcggcgacagcgacagcgacggccgcgctcgccgcctctTCTTCTCCGGCCGCGGCGTCAGCGGATCCCGACGCGGCGACAGCGGCAGCGACGGAGAAGGCGGGGAAGGCGCGAGCGAAGGGGAAGAAGAGCGGCCGGTGCGCGGCGTGCGGGAGGAAGGTGGGGCTGATGGGGTTCGAGTGCCGGTGCGGCGGCGTCTtctgcggcgcgcaccgctacTCGGACCGGCACGACTGCGGCTACGACTACAGGGGCGCCGGCCGCGACGCCATCGCCCGCGCCAACCCCGTCGTCAGGGCCGACAAGCAGGTCGACAAGCTCTGA
- the LOC120675482 gene encoding uncharacterized protein LOC120675482: protein MGQSGSALNKKTGVRVVMSIDPNRPWGRSNASADALLPFQLATAPPHLPSRQRRPSSVLCFSCPARLRRRQEGGSQGQPSPQPPRPSRPRQAKAAAKPKKSAATAKPKKTAAAAAGTKRKASEKKVVAKPKKSPVAKPPAWSRISRAASVMVIHVTTNGSYFYELLGAPWNVLSC from the exons ATGGGCCAAAGCGGGTCAGCCCTAAACAAAAAAACGGGCGTTAGGGTTGTGATGTCGATCGACCCCAATCGACCCTGGGGTCGATCCAACGCCAGCGCCGACGCTCTCCTTCCCTTCCAACTCgcgacagcgccgccgcaccTTCCCTCgcgacagcgccgcccctcctccgtgCTTTGCTTCTCCTGCCCGGCACGACTCCGACGCCGCCAAGAAGGAGGCTCCCAAGGCCAGCCAAGCCCGCAGCCGCCAAGACCGTCGCGGCCAAGACAGGCCAAGGCTGCCGCGAAGCCGAAGAAGAGCGCCGCCACAGCCAAGCCGAAGAagaccgcggccgccgccgccgggaccaAGCGCAAGGCGTCGGAGAAGAAGGTCGTGGCGAAACCGAAGAAGTCCCCCGTGGCGAAGCCCCCTGCTTGGTCTCGGATCTCAAGAGCTGCCTCCGTGATGGTGATCCATG TTACTACAAATGGTAGCTACTTCTATGAATTGCTTGGGGCACCGTGGAATGTTCTTTCTTGCTGA